A window of Salvia hispanica cultivar TCC Black 2014 unplaced genomic scaffold, UniMelb_Shisp_WGS_1.0 HiC_scaffold_847, whole genome shotgun sequence genomic DNA:
CGGCGGCCTTTGTTCCATGACACTCTGCCAAAATGTCTAAACGGACTGCAGATTCACGGCTAAGGTATAACCGTCGTTTGAAGAATAGCAGACCATCTGCTGCAGCGACGTGCGGAGGAGCCGACCCGGACGAAACAGCCTCGTGGAGGCTCAACAGATCAGTGAGGCGGAAGTTTTCATTCCGAATAGTCTCCAAAATAGCAGGGAGAGGTCGCGCAAATAGAGCGAGCAGATTGGATTCCGTAGGCAGCAGCTCGTGCTCGCGACGTGACAAAGCGTCGGCCACGCGGTTCGAGGCTCCCGATTTGTACTCAATTCTGAACTTGAATCCCATCAACTTCCGGATGTAGAATTGCTGATCTGGTGTCTGCACGATCTGTAACAGCAAGTCTTTCAGGCTACGTTGGTCGCTCCGGATTACAAATTCGCGCCCCAACAAGTACTGCTGCCACTTCTGAACCGCCTCGACAATCGCGTACAACTCTTTATGATAGGTTGACGCTACGCGACGTCTTGGACCCAACTTCTTGCTAAAAAACGCTAAAGGATGTTCCTTTTGCAACAATACCGCCCCTACACCTGAATCTGACGCGTCCGTCTCCACAATAAATAATGCATCGAAGTCCGGCAAGTGGAGCACCGGGGCCTCCGTCATAGCTTTTTTAAGAGCTGCAAAACTCTCCTCCGCCATTGGAGACCAAATGAATTCCCCTTTCTTCAACAAGTCAGTAAGGGGGGCTGCAATGATCGAGTAATTTTTCACAAAGCGACGATAATATCCTGTGAGACCCAAAAATCCTCTCAACTGTTTCACTGATTTCGGGGTCGGCCATGCCGTCATCGCTTCAATTTTTCCAGGATCCGCGCGTAGCTCGCCTGCCGCAATTATGTGGCCCAAATAATCAATAGTATCCACTCCAAAAGCACACttggacattttaataaaaaaacaattctcCTGCAGGATACCCATAACAGTCTTGAGGTGGCCTGTGTGGGCATCCATCGTCTCACTATACACCAATATATCATCGAAAAAGACGATCACGAACTTACGGAGAAAAGGGCGAAAAATACTATTCATTGCTGCCTGGAAAGTGGACGGTGCGTTCGTTAGTCCGAAAGGCATCACCAAGAATTCGAAATGCCCATCGTGTGTGCGAAATGCCGTCTTGTGAATATCCGCCACATGCATGCGGATCCGGTGGTATCCCAACCGGTCCAACTTGGAGAAAATTCTAGCTTTGTTAAGCTCATCAAAAAGTTCATCTCGCGTGGGGATCGGAAATTGATCCGGAGTGGTGGTCATTCGCCTCCCTAGTCAACGCAGAACCGGAAAGACCCATCCTTTTTGCGAACTAATAAGACGGGGATGAGAAGGGGCTAGTGCTCGGCCGAATGACCCCCTGCGTAGCATTTCTTTACACCCGCTCGATTTCCGTTTCAAAATAAGGATATCGGTATGGGCGACATTAACCGGCCGGGTTCCTTCGTGTAGATGGATTTTATGGTCCCATATCCGGGTGGAGGTAAGCCATCGGTACGTGAACACCGCGCCAAAGGACTCCAGGACCGAAGCTAGTTCAAGTGTTCGGATGGAGAGGCTCGTGTAGTTGGGTACGCCTCATTCTCGTGGTAGTCTGATTACTTCAAATAACTCGCACTCTCGGTCGACCCAATGAGTGAAAACAAGCCGTGGATCGAGATTTCTCTAGGCGTGCATCCTCGCCCTTTAGCAAAATCTGTTTGTTCCtccaattaaattcaatagtGCGATCTCCGAAATCAATGGAAACTTTCCGAGGTCCTAGAGCCATTGAACGCCCAAGATAACATCGGGCCCTCCACCCGTAAAATAAATAGATCGATGTCGAAATCGTGGCCATGCAATGATATAGGAGTTTTCAAGCAAGCATAATTGCAGCGCATAGACGCGCCATTGCCAACAAATACTCGAAAAGGAGTTAGCATTGAATTTGGGGGACTTGTTCAGCGATGGTGGGCTTGATGAAGTTATGGGTACCGCACCATCAATCAACGGACACCGCAGAATCACGAATATGGCCAAGCAACGTAGAGATCGGGTCGCAGCTTGTCCGATGACGTTGATGCAGGGCACATCACCAGATCACCATATTCTCCCCATCATCTTCGTTTCATAGGTGGGGTCATCGACGAGCAATTCGTCGTCATCATCGCCCATTAGCGCATAAAATTTCTTTTGCGACGTGTTCTCCGGTATATTTCTCCGGGCACCCGATGACAACCCTAGGCGATTACATTCGGCTGTGCGCCGATATCTTCACCACCGGGGTATTTGGTCTCGGATTGTTGCTTTGGTTCTCCGAGGCGGCGCCGACGTTTAGAGCTTGTTGTTGGGTCAGCGGCCGGTTATCCTTTCGGTCCAGTTGGGCTTGTTGGGTTGCTTCTGCGTCGCTAATTTGTGGCTCACGAGCCGGAGCGCGCAAAAGTCTCCTCCAAAGACACCGGTCGTGTTGTCGCGAGCTCATGCTTAACCGGTTCTTGCAACCCCGCTATGAATAGGGAAATCGAGTGTCGATTCACCTACGTTGGTAGTCTTCGCATTATCTCTTCAAAGGCTGATTGGTAGGATTCCACGACGATGTCGGCCATCGCGGCACCCTACATGATCCACATACAAATCTGGGTCGAAACGTTGTTTGACAGCTAATAGGAATTGTTCCCACGATTTGTGCTTGCAATTATCTTCCCAATAAGTCAACCAACTAGTTGTCGGGTGGTCGAACTAGATAGGTCGAGAGGTGCAAACGATCCTTAAGAGGCGTGTAATGAAAATTGTAATATCGCTGAATACCTCGGATCCAATCCGCTGCATGTTCGCCGTTGAATCGCGGTGCCTCTGGTTTGACACGCAATGATGTCCGCTCGACGCCCTCGGTGGTTGGACGATGGATGGAGGGAGGCGCCAGCCCTTGGCCGCGTGTTGCGGTCGCGTAGGTCGAGCGGCGGTTTTGAAGGCTCGCGTCGATCAAGTAACGCCGGGCTCTCCTCGATCTTGCGATTTGTCGATTCGACGGCGCGTGAACGCCTCAAGATCGAATTGGTTGGACGACAACTTCTTGTCGAAGTTGGCGTAACGCAGTTTTCATATCGAATAGGTGTTCGTCGTTCTTCATTCGTGTAGCTTCTGGCGGGTCTCGTCATCGCCGGTTGGATTTGTGCCCGAGGACGACATAACTACGATGGGAGAAGAGGACACAATGAAAGCACCAAATTGATAGACCCTAGGTCTCGATCGAAGGGGATGGAGCACACGTTTGTCGTgaattgaaggaaaaaaaaagaatacccAGCGGCTAGGGTTTAAGAGAACTAGGGTTTCGAGGAAAAgagttttatttcttatttctcgATGTCTTTTGACTCTCTAATGAACTCTATATATAGAGTTCGGACCCGCTTGATTCGACTTACgattcgggaaagaatcaagaagaaaacccgaaaagatTTAATAATATCTAAACTAGGCAATTGTTCCAAAAATAaggaaagcaaaaaaaataacaaaatatggaaataagtAAATCCTAAAGCTAGCATGTCGTGAAGTCCTTGAACTTCATGGGCCGGGCGCATTCCTTCGGGTCGATCCTTCCTCGCTTGAACCGGGCTTAACCTTTCTTTGCGTCTCCCTCTTCTTGGCTGATCACTCTCGTCGTCCCAGGTTATGGGCACGTCTGGGCTTTGGTAATTGGTTGGATCCCTATCACATTCCTCGCgactaaaacaaaatcatgGCCGACGGTGTCGAGGCTGATTGCGATCTACTTCAGCTAAGCCGGCTTGAACTTGGATATCCCCAACATAAAGGAATTGGTAGCAATTGCTGGAGAAGTTGGAAATCTTAAGTCTATGGATAAACTAGCTAGAGTCCCATCGGAGTTATGATAATATGAATAGGAATATCTTCTTCAGAAGCTTGAATTCTTGGAACTCAAATGGTGTCATTTAGTACCCTGGATAACAGAGAGCTCACATATTCCACATCTTGAGAAACTTAGTCTTTATGCAATGAAGATCTCTTGTGAAATTAGCGAAATAATATAGGCTTCtttcctctctctcctccATTAGCCTCCCTCTGTTTCCTTCGGCGTCCTCGTTTCTGGAGTGGCAGCTAGTACTAATGACCTTGTGGCTACATtgcctttttaatttgaatatcacTTTTATGGCCTAGAATCTGTAGTAGGATGATTGACAGTGAAAAAGCTAACTGTGTTAAGAGGACGATACATAATGTATAATTTGAAACTCTATTCAAACTAGGGGTGGTTATTCGGTCGGTTAACCGAccccaaaattttattaaaaaactaatCGGAACCGACCCGATCTCAAGTTCAGTTACTTAATTAACCGACTCGGTTAGAACCgatcggttatcggttataaccgatggccgaattgaaatgaaaattatttatgttttttacttttcctctaatttttttatttttttattattattatatttctatttgcaagtaatacataaattgtttatgCACTTTAAAATACTtaacttttaataatataaaatataaaaactttttccaagtcctatttttaaaatagtagtaatgtTTTACCACTTTATTGAATCTGAGAgatcttatttataaaatactaatatctAGAAACTTTATAAGCTTTGAGATATTATAAGTATAACTAATAgtaacacaaattaaaatagactttTTGACATTACAATATgagactttgacaaaatttgaaagtaaattacaattacttctattattaattaaaatataattgaaattaaaatatttttggttttaacttttaacttttcatctactttttttattattattattattattattattattattattattattattattattattattatactcctatttacaagtaatacataaattgtttagGCGCTTTAAAAGACTTAAAATTTGCATgatctataatttaaaaaaattctccaataataagtgaagggatattctttttttaaataaaactaatgcTTAAGCACTTTATTGACTTTGAgatatatacatttataagtataatactaTCATGGATagtgacacaaattaaaatgaacttttttgacatttcaatcgagactttgacaaaatttagatactccctccatccggaTAATTgcccagttttccatttcggttcgtccacataatttgtcactTCATACcattttggtagtggacctcatattccacgactcattcctactcacgttttattataaaactaatatataaaggtagggctcacattccacttactttttcaacccacttttcattacaattctaaaacccgtgccggtcaaagtgacccgaattatccgggacggagggagtataaattacaatttcttccattgtgacaaagtttgaaagtaaattataatttcttttagtgttaaataaacatataattgaaattaaaattgaatttaattcggtTATCAGTTATAATCGACGATTATCgggttataaccgataaccaATTTGGAGCAAAACGTAAAACCGGTACCGAACCGATAACCGACGGTTTCGGTTCAGTTCTCGTTAATTGAATAACCGAAAACCGTTTACCCACCcctaattaaaacattttgtatgatttacgtttaacttaaaacattttgtactcaattgaaacattgatgaaatttttggtATGTATGGTGTAATTTCCCGATTATTATGGTTATCAAGTTCTCACAAAGATCTCATTTGAACCTATGCTCATGTAAATTGATACTAACCATATCATTTGAACCTACggttatatatattgatacaTATTAACCATTGTATTGATCATATGGTATGAGGATAATTAATCTCATTATGTCAAAAAAGTACTcataaatacaataatttaattacataaagagtggaaaaatgaaagaaagagTAACTACCATGAGTAGCAAGCTCCATCCATTTCCCTGGATTATGGGATGTCCAATCAACATTCCACCACaagaaatagaataattaGGTGGGTATAAAAGCATGTGTGTGGTTTGGGAACCAGGAATTTCTTTACATAATTTGAATCAGATTCCCATTTAATGCCTAAATTCCCAGCTCTTGATAGAATAGGCCTtgccttaattaattaatccatggCATCATCATTCACAGGAACTCAGGATAAATGCAAGGCCTGCGACAAGACTGTTTATTTCGTCGATCTCTTGTCTGCTGATGGCGCCAACTACCACAAAGCCTGCTTCAAATGCAGCCACTGCAAGGGCACCCTTGttgtatgtatttatattgtaggagtactccatatatacaTATCTCTCTCTATGATTCTTGATACAATTGTATCTCTCACAGATGAGCAACTACTCATCCATGGATGGCGTACTCTACTGCAAGACTCATTTTGAACAGCTTTTCAAGGAGTCTGGAAATTTCAGCAAGAATTTTCAAACTGGTCTGAAATCTCAATGTACCTTTTATACTTCTACTATTGCATCTTCTCCATAATTTGCTGAtgattcatttattcattcacGCAGCAGGAAAAGGAGATAGGGAAAACTCACTTGTAAGATTTTATATGTAGTATATCTCtatcatttcaaaactatcttaaaattagaatttcagAACTTATCATTAGTTGGTAGCAGAAAGCATATATGCTCCAGCCAACTAATATGGTTTGTATCACCAACTAAAATGTTTAGTGCTTCCAACTGATAAGTTTTCAAGTTCTAATTTTAAGATAGTTCTCAACTGAACCACTCCCAGTATAGATATATGTAATTGTGAATGAAGATGTGTGCAAAAATGTTGATATTATTGTTGATGACAGACAAGGGCACCCAGCAAGATGTCTGCCATGTTCTCTGGTACCCAAGACAAATGTGCTGCCTGCACCAAGACTGTCTACCCACTTGACAAGGTACTCAATAACAGACATAGTCATAGATATGTAGGAGTTGTGTTGAAACAAGTTAAATGATGGTAAATGTATGCAGATGACAATGGAGGAACAAATATACCACAAGTCATGCTTCAAGTGTGCCCATGGGGGTTGCCCCTTACCCACTCCAACTACGCAGCCCTAGATGGGGTGCTCTACTGCAAGCACCACTTCCAGCAGCTATTCATGGAGAAGGGAAATTACCAGCATGTCCTCGATTCCACCTCACACAAGAAGACCGCCAGCATGGAGGCCATATCGCCGACGGCCTTACCGAAGATGCCGACGAAGACAAACCTGCAGATGAGGACAATAAACCTGCCGACGAGGACAAACCTgcagatgatgatgatgataaacCCGCCATCGAGGACAAACCGGCGGATGACGATAATGCTGACAAGCCAAAGAGGAATCCTAGATGTTTCATTTCCACTGGATATATATATgagctattttttttcttttttcttctgaGTTTTGGTTATGGGTTAGCACTAGTCTATATATGTATGACGTATAAATGTTGTTAAGTCTTATGCACGCATGCAGTTGCAGGagtatactagtagtatattatagtGAAATAAGACAAGTTCTACACCTCAATATATATTGTTCAATTGGAATAGCATGCCTGCTAATTAAAAACCAATATATTTGAGACGTTGTCAAGCCAGTCCCACAATTTAAGAGATGTAACACATgcatataatttcaatttagaCGTAATTAGTTTTCAATGTTTGATGATCCAAGAAAGATGATTCAAGATTGAAAGCCAAGTGAAGTGTGCAACTCAGAGAGAGAATGCAGTAAAAGTTTCAACTATGATAAGAAGACTTCAAAATCTAACATTGTCACTGGAGCCTAATGCATCTTCTTCAGAAGAATATGATAGACACGCCCATTGTGAAACATCCAACAGCCACCCAAGGACTCAGTCGCTCCCCTGTTACAGGCATTGGCCACCTCTGAGTTAGAGCTCGTAAGAAAGCAAAAATACGAGAAGCAAAAGCAAACAAGAAATGGAGAATCCTTACAGCATACATCTTGATATATCCAACTAATCACTCAAATACTATAAGATTGGAGTTTCGAAGGAATACATGATCAAACAAGCTCAGATTTGTTTGATCCATCAATGTATGTGGTGGATTAGCCTATATTACTATTATCTATCTAACATATCTCACCTAAAATAAGTACCCCTCAGCAAACAAGCCTCCTAATATAACAAGTAAAAGGTGGAGCCTATGGAGTAAAGGATAAAAGACATaacttcttttattattacttcaacaattaaaaatgttactcTTACATTATATGTAAGTTACATAGGGTCAAATAGCATAAAAGATTGCTACCCAGGAAAATGTAATTATTCCGCTCTGGCATTGTGTTCCACGAATTGTTTACTGTTTAGTGGCCAGAAGTTTAGTTGGTCATGAAAACCTGTTCATTTACATCCTACATGGCTTGCTGAAAGCGTTCTGTACATAATCTATCCTGGCAAATGGATCTAATTTCGACCATGAAATCTAAACGTGTTTAACTAAAAGGAAAACTTTGTTTACTTGCCAGTGTGACAGTTACTAGAAAAGGCAGGAAGAAAAGCTTTTGTAATGAAGAAGGATGATCAGTTTGTAATTCTCCGAAACTGGCAGTTTCGTCCTACAGTCTACAGGTCATGCTTGCTAAAGGTTGCCTATAGAATCATGTGCACGCTCCTAGACAtcattaaatacaaaatgaaCCAAAAAAGCCATGTAAAAAACATAGTAATACAAATCACAGTTAAGGAAGTGATACCTATTCTAGCAGCCTTCCAGAATACACCTCGAAACCTGCCAGAGTGAATTTAAATGAGGATCCAAGTATTAGGCTTCTCAATAAAAAGGCTGAATAAGTAACCATGAATTTTATTGtgaaaattcatatcataGAAAAGAGACACAGCAGACAAGCAGGTACAAACTTACACAATGGTGATTTTCCTTGCAAAATTTCTTGGGTGTATAATTTTGTGCATGAAACAGGAGTTGAACCAAATTCTAAAACAAGTATTCTTAGACATGCAAGTCAGGAATTAAGATCAGCTCATTGTATCAACATCTTCTGTCTGCTTATGATCATATCTTGGTTATGAAATGTTGGTAATTATAGTAAACAATTGGTTAGCTTTAGGACATTTTGTGGCTCAGAAAAAGCACCGAATCTTGTCTGAATCATCAATTATCAGGATTCTTCAGCACAAGTTCCTGCTTCTTGCAATGAGGAAGATGTAGACTAGTCTCTTGAGAAAAAAGACTGTTGCCCCAAGGTAATCATCAAGTTTCATGTTATCATGAACTTCagccaaaatatatattgttttcaTGACAAGGCAGAAATGACAACTAGAAAAAGATCTATCACTTGGAGATTTGGCAGGAAGCTTTATCACTTAACCAATTACCTAAGtacaataaatcaaaatatctaCAACCAAGTTGGTCCATAGCCCATACAGCACACTACCCTACTGTGTTTTCGAAGTTTCCATGTAAAACATCTCAAAttccaatttaaaaaattcaaagttcatttcttaaaacaaacaatttacATCCTCAcactaacaaaatatattaacgGTTTTGAAAAGTAGAATATAGAACCACAAGGTCTTACCCTGTTCTCTGTTCAAGAAGAGCAGGGAACTGTATCTTCACATATGTGCAGGCACATATGCCTAACAAAACAACTGTAAGGAATGAATGGAAATTGAACAGCGCTGACTGAAAATTCATTAACAAGAATATCAGTAAAAATTTACAAGAGAATAAATTCATTGAACAAATCAAGTTACGGTATCCAAAGCCAGAAATGTGTTACCATGTCTTAATCACCTCGTTTTACAGCTGCAAAATCTTCCAGTTAATCTACAAAGACAAGATGCAGTCACTACTTCAAATGTACACTGTTGGCGAACGTTCTCTTACATAAATAAGTCTATGAGATTTACTTTCCCTTTTGTTTAGTTTCttaagttttgtttttagttatgTTACGTACATTCACAAATTACTATGCATAATTGGACTCAATTAAAAACGATGCCAATGTTGGAGCACTCCATCATCTGACTTCTGTTGGGATATAGTAACAACTAAGAAGTGAGAACTTCAAATGCTTTGCATCAATATCTGAGTTCAACTAACCCCTTAGCACAAAATGGGAGAGAATATCATTTTCAAGTACTTTCTTCGTCAAAAATAGCTCATACATCACCTTACCCTCATAGTTTCGGAAAAACTAAAGAATCtgtttcaaaattgaaattcgcACAATATGAAAAAGGATTAATAGTGCAAACACAAGCATGAGTTTAAGATTGCATTTCGGTCAGGGATTCAGAGTCAAAAGAGGCGTACGTTGGATACATACACctccaatataaaaaaaaataataacacgGAAACGAGATAGCAAAATTCCAAATTGTGGACGATAAACACATCGGTGCAGCAGCGAAAGGCAGTAAATGAACTCATAAAGCAAAGTGATCTAAGGTTTTAAGACAGTGCAGATCAAAACCTAACtattaaaatgcataattatCCAGCGATCATCGTTTGCAAATACACGGGAATTTTCACCCGAAAGCATTCTTGAATCTAATGCAATCTAATTGATTTCTAGCGAAGTAATAGAGACCAAAATCAAACTGAGAGGGATTACCAGAATTTGAAGAATTGTTCCAGTTATGAGTGTTATATGACTGAAGATAACTTTTCTTCGTAGCTGAATGTAGAAACCCCCACACAGATCAAGTTTTGCCACGGAAAAGTTCTGTACCAATTTAAGAATCTACTCAAAATTTACTTgactttcaatttttctctaattttgcTAACAATGacgatttttttaattaacgaGGTCATGTTCAAAATTGATTCTAGTTAAATCGTGttcaatttcaattgaaaACGACGAATCCACCTCGGATTTTCATGTGGtcataaatcataatccaATCATAATCCACCGACTGAATGTTCATTGATTATCAGATTTTAGTAAAATAGGTAAGATTTTAGTACTTTGTAGGTTATTATTCCTTTATTATAAGATAAGTTTCTTCATACAAAAATACAATTGACTCCACGTAACAATGTAACATGAtctttaaaacatttttaaaaacatttcagtttttcaatatattactCTAGTAGTATCTGAAATTTTTACTTGttccaaatttgaatttaaatcataatctGATACTCACGTACCACGAATATATTGTAGTATGTATGTAATATATTGGATACACTTAATAAATCATTTACATAATATGttgtatatatacacatttctgtttttaaaaattttagagtacgacaaataatttcatttttataggctaaatttataaaattatgtccaattcaaaaaaaaaattatgaaaatagaTTCTACCTGAGAAGAGAGAGTTTATAGACCCAAAGTGATAGATCACGAGTTTTCTTTGTATAAAATCTAACATCTCACTgcattaataaattattttaagtgataatataatcatctaattagttaattaagtgCTAGCCGAATTATTATCACGAGTCTTCAAACTAAACATTTGAGTGAGTtagattattttgttaatcaaATCAACAGAGGGAGCTAAATGTGAATTTCAGTAAGATAATGGATTTATTATTGATCTATATAATTTACGGGTGGGAGAGGGTGGttttaaaagatatttttgtAAGAGAAATAGTAGTTCTGGTAGAGATTTAGCTCTAGgatacatttatatatttggagAAGGGTATAATGCAAATAAGCCATCCCACAGGCCACAGATTCCATGTTTTGATGGAACGAGagcaaaatttatttaaagataagtACTTTAATAGTAGTCTTAAAAGATGTAGATGCCTCTTCTCACCATTGCCACACCCGcctgcatatatatatatatgatatatcaaCATCATGGTGGCAGAACAACTTGCTGGCATAACACGACGTCGGATATCGTCTTTCCATGCCTGTCGATCCTTCTCGAACAGTTCACTCCTCCATCCAGGATGTTGCGGACAACAACGTTCAACGAGTGAATCCCTCTGGCCTCGTAGATCTCGACCTTAACGTGCTGTTCAACCCACTTGTCTCTTCTTTCTAAGTCATCTTGACCAGGGAAGGATGATGGATTTAAGAGGGTGACACAACTTCCTTCACCCACTCTGGAGTCACAATCATCTTAAGCCTCTCGATATCCGGGGGATAATGTGGGATCAGGGAGAAGTTGAGGTCGTTGCCTTTGTCCCCGATTCTGCTGTGAGCTATGGCATAGAGGGGGATCTTTTGGCCAGCTGGAGCAGCACAGACCTGGCTACTTGTGATTTTTGAATCTTTGCTCGAATCGTGTGTACTTTCATGCACAGCCAGTTTCTTCTCTGCAACGGCACGCCTAGGATTGTGATCAGTTGAGATAGCTAGGTTGTTTTGGGCTGCAAAAATTTGCCAATGAACGTTTTCACGTCCCACCTGTATATTGACCAAACCCTATGGTTATGTGCCCATTTTTTATCGTGTTATTCATTTAAAGAAAcaccataaaataaattcccCAATAACTtgacaaacgttgattacaaataaaacaaatgtaGCATATGAGTGTATTACAGTCTGCCAAAGAAGCGCATGCAAAAGCACAAGAACGCATATACAGGTATGCATatggagagaggagagagaggtACCAATTCTTTTTCCAGTAAATTCTCTTTCTTGCTTCCAGTACTGCATCAAGTGAAAACAAAGTTAAGAAAACCACAAACACTAAACTATACGCATGTATGTGTGCGTGTGCATGCGCTTGTGAGTGTGTGTACACAAAACATCTTAATTTTCGTAAAATAGATCATAATATACACAACAGCTAAATTATATCATTTATAGCAAGTCGAGAGCTCCAAGGCTCGAGCTTTTTCTATTGAGTTGGGA
This region includes:
- the LOC125200220 gene encoding protein kish-like, whose product is MSALFNFHSFLTVVLLGICACTYVKIQFPALLEQRTGFRGVFWKAARIGERLSPWVAVGCFTMGVSIIFF